The window GGCCCCGCCTACACCCTGGACGCGGCCTGCGCCTCCTCGCTGTTGGCGGTGGACCAGGCGGTCGGGCTGCTGGCGTCCGGGCGCTGTGACGCGGTGGTCGCGGGCGCGGTGCACCACTGCCACATCGCGACGCTGTGGAGCGTGTTCACTCAGCTGCGGGCGCTCAGCCCGAGCGAGCGGATCCGGCCGTTCGACCGCCGGGCCGACGGGACCCTGCTGTCCGAGGGCACCGGGGTGGTGCTGCTCAAGCGGCTGGCGGACGCGGAGCGCGACGGCGACCGCGTCTACGCCGTCATCCGCGGGACGGGCGTGGCCGGGGACGGCCGGGCGGCGAGCCTGATGAGCCCGCTCGTCGCGGGCCAGGTACGGGCACTGGAGCGGGCCTGGCAGGAGGCCGGGCTGGATCCGCGGGCGCCGGGCGCGCTGGGGCTGCTGGAGGCGCACGGTACGGGCACGCCGGTCGGGGACGCCGCCGAACTGGACACCCTCGCCCAGGTGTTCGGCCCGGCCGAGCCGGGCGGAGCCGGGCCCGGGATCGGCTTCGGCTCGGTGAAGTCGATGCTCGGCCACACCATGCAGGCCTCGGGCATGGCCGGGCTGATCAAGGCCGCGCTCGCGGTGCACGAGGGGGTGCTGCCGCCGACGCTGCACCTGGAGGAGCCGCACGCGGACCTGGCGCGGACCCGGATGCGGCCGGTGACGGCGGCGGAGCCGTGGGAGCGCGGACCGGCGCCGCGCCGGGCCGGGGTCAACGCGTTCGGCTTCGGCGGGATCAACGCGCACGTGGTCCTGGAGGAGGCTCCGGCGGCCGTGCGCCCGCCGCTGCCGGTGAGGCGGTTCCTGCCGCTGGGAGCCCCGGCCGCGCCGGTGGGGCCGGCCGCGCGGGGCGACGTACTCCTGATCGGTGCGGACACGACGGCGGAGGTGTCGGCCCGGCTGGCGTCCGCCTCCCCGGTGCCGGGCGGTGACGGGCCCTGCCGGGTCGCTGTGGTCGGGCCGACGCCGCAGCGGCTCGCGCTGGCCGCGAAGGTGGTGGCGCGCGGGCGGCCGTGGCGGGGGCGCGGGGACGTGTGGTTCACGCCGGAACGCCTCGGCGGCCGGGTGGCGTTCCTGTTCCCGGGCCTGGAGCCGGAGTTCGCTCCGGTGGTGGACGACGTGGCGCGGCGGCTCGCGCTGGCCCCGCCCCGGCTCACGCGGGGCGCGTCGCTCGTGGAACGGGCCCTGGACGCCCTTGCGACGGGCCGCTTCTTCGCCCGGGTCCTGCCCGCGCTCGGCATCGAGGCGGACGTGCTGGCGGGCCACAGCCTGGGCGAATGGGCGGCGATGGTGGCAGCCGGGATGTATCCGCAGGAGGCGGCCGACACCTTCCTGGACTCGCTGCGGCCGGGCGACCTACGGGTCCCGGACCTCGTGTACGCGGCGCTGGGCTGCGGTGCGCAGCGGGCGGAGGCGGCGCTCCACGGCCTGGACCGGGTGGTGGTCAGCCACGACAACTGCACGCACCAGTCGGTGATCTGCGGCGAGCCGGAGCAAGTGGCCGCCGTGGTGGCGCGGTTGCGCGGTGACGGCGTGATGGGCCAGGAACTGCCGTTCCGTTCGGGCTTCCACACCCCGATGTGGGAGCCGTACCTCGGCCAGGTCCGTGCCGCGTTCGACCGGCTGCCGTTGCGGGCCGGCTCGCTCCCGGTGTGGTCGGCCACCACGTGCGCGCCGTTCCCGTCCGCCCCGGAGGACGTACGGGACCTGGTGGTCCGCCACCTGCTGGAGCCGGTCCGCTTCCGCGAGCTGACGCTGCGGCTGTACGAGGAGGAGGGCGTGCGCAGCTTCGTCACTCTGGGCCCGGGCAGCCTGCCGGGCTTCGTCGAGGACACCCTGCGCGACCGCCCCCACCTCTCGGTGCCCGTCTCCGCTCCCCGCCTGGACGGCCTGGCGGCACTCCGCCGGGCGTGCGCCGCCCTCTGGTCCGAGGGACACACCCCGCACTGGGAGCCCCTGGCCGAAACCCCGACCGCGGCGGGGCCGTCCGCCGGGCCTGCGGCAGCGGGCGTGGCGCAGCCCGCGGTGAAACGTCCGGCGGCTCCTCCGATGCCGGCGCCGGGGGCGGCGGGCGCGCCGATGCCCGACCCGGTGGGCGCTTCGGCGTCCGGGGTGGCGGAGTCGGCCGGGGCGGTCGGTGGGCGGTCGGGTGGGCGGGCCGCGGCCGGTGGGGCGGGGCGCAGCGTGCCGTTGGACCTCGGGTCCCCGCTGGTCCGCCTCGGGGAGGCGGCCAGGGCCTCCCTGGGCGGCCTCCTCGCCGGCCCGGCACGGCCCGAGGGTGCTCCCCCGGCCCCGGCCCCGGTGGCGGGGGCGGGAGCGGACCGGCCGGTACTGCTGAGCGCCCTGGACGCGGTGCTGGCCGACACCGGGTCGGCCGCGCGGGCCGTCACCGAGGCCTGGTCGGCAGGAGGACCGCCGAAGCCCCGGCCGGCAGCGGCCCGGGCCACGGCCACGGGCCCGGCCCCCGCCCCGGCCGCGGCCCCGGGCGTCGACGGTGCGGGAAGGGCCACGGGGAAGCACACCCTGCGCCTCTCCCTCGCCACGCACCCCTCGATACGCGACCACTGCGTGTACCTCCAGCCCGACGGCTGGCCGGAGGACTCCGACGGCTTCCCCGTCGTGCCCATGACCACGATGCTGGAGCTGGCCGCCGAGGCCGCACTGCGGTACGCCCCGCCCGGCCTCACCGGCCTCTCCGGCCTCGCCGTCCTCGGCTACGAAGACGTAAGGGCCCTGCGGTGGCTCGCCGTCGAGCCGGCCGTCGACGTCGAGGTCTCCGTCCGCGAGGACGGGCCCGGCCGGATGCGGGTCGGCCTCGGCCCGTACGCCTCGGTGGTCGTGCTCCTCGGCGAGCGGTACGGGGAGCCGCCCGCGCCCGACGACACGCCCCTGCGCGACGCCGGCCCCGCCCCGGTCAGCGCCGCCGCCCTCTACCGGGACCGGTGGATGTTCCACGGGCCGCGTTTCGCCGGGGTCCACGAGGTGCGGACCGTCGGCTCGGACGGCATCCACGGGGTCCTGCGGGCGCTGCCCGACCCGGGCGCCCTGCTCGACGCCGCCGGGCAGCTCTTCGGGCACTGGATGCAATTGCGGCTCCCGGTGGACCGGCTGGTGTTCCCGGCCACCGTGGACCGCATCCGGTTCTGCGGGCCGCCGCCGGCCCCCCACGACCTCGTCACCGCCACGGCCCGGATCCGCGAGGTGCACGACGTCACCGTGCGCGGAGACCTCGAACTGCGCCGGGCCACCGGCGAGGTGTGGGCCCGGATCGACGGGTGGACGTACCGCCGGTTCGGCGCCGACGAGCGGGTCTGGCCGATGAAGTTCACCCCGGAGGTCTGCGGCATCGGCGAGCCCCGGCCCGAGGGCTGGTGCCTGGCCCGGCGCCGCTGGACCGATCCCGCCTCCCAGGAGCTGGTGATGCGCCGCTACCTCGGCGCCGCCGAGCGCGCGGCCTACGAGCGGCTGTCGCCGCGGGCCCGGGCGCCCTGGCTGCTGGGCCGGATCGCGGCCAAGGACGCGCTGCGCGGCCTGCTGTGGGACGGCGGGGCCGGACCGGTGTTCCCGGTGGAGGTACCGGTCGGCAACGACCCGGCCGGCCGGCCGCTGGCCCAGGGCCCGCTGACCCGCGGCTTCCGGCTGTCGATCGCCCACAAGGACCGGATCGCGGTCGCCCTCGCCCACCCGACCCTGCCGGTCGGCATCGACGTGGAGCCGGTGACCTCCGACCCGGACGCGCTGATCCGGATCGCCCTCGGGCCGGACGAACTGCGCCTCGCCGAACGGCTGGGCGCCCGCGACGGCACCGGCCTGCCGGCCGCGCTCACCGCCCTGTGGTGCGCCAAGGAGGCCGCGGCCAAGGCGGAGGGCAGCGGGCTGGGCGGCCGGCCGCGGGACTGGCGGGTGACCGAAGACCCGGACACCGGAGCCCTGTTGGTGACGTCCCCGGACGGACACCCGTACCCGATCCGCACCGCGTCCGCCGACGTACCGCCGCTCGACCACGTCGTCGCCTGGACCGCCCACCCCGCGGCCCCCTCCCCCGTCCCCTTCCACCTCACGGAGACCCGTCATGGCACCTGACATCCTCGCCGAGATCACGGACATGCTCGTGGAGATCGTCGGCGACGAGTACCTGCTCGCGGAGGAGGTCACGATGAAGACGACGTTCAACGAGGACCTCGCCCTGGAGAGCATCGAGTTCGTCGCCCTCGCCGAGCTGCTCCACCACCGCTACGGCGCCGAGGTGGACCTGATGGGCTTCCTCGCCGAGAAGGACATGGACGCCATCCTGGCCATGTCCGTCGGTGAACTCGTCGCCCACATCGGCCGGATCACCCACACCTCCCTGGCCCACGTCTCGGCGGGGACCTCGCCCGCCTCGGCCGGCTGAGCCCGCCATGGCCTTCGTCCTCGCGGGCTCCCTGCGCTTCCACGTCCAGCGGCTCCCGGCACCCACCGGCGCCGACGCCCCCGACCGGCCCGTCGTGGTGTTCCTGCACGGACTGGTCGTCGACAACCTCTCCTCCTTCTACTGCCCCCTGGCCGTGCCGGTGGCCCGGTCCGGGCACGAGGTCGTCCTCTACGACCTGCGCGGCCACGGCCGCACCGAACGCCCGGCCACCGGCTACGACAGCCGCACCGCCGTACGGGACCTCTTCTCCCTGCTGCGTGCGCTGGACCTCGGGCA of the Streptomyces sp. NBC_01294 genome contains:
- a CDS encoding polyketide synthase → MSEQRRQRGPRPTDAAIVGMGAVFPGAADLAAYRRNLLAGTDAIGEVPPGRWDPEVYYDPEGAAGPAVGDRFYCRRGGFVDGLAAFDPTRFGIMPAAVEGAEPDQMLALHATAEAIADAGGEARMPADRSRIGVVLGRGGFMGVATARLDQRVRTAHQLAQTLRELVPELGERRIAAVRSAFQDALGPERPDASIGLVPSFTAARTANRLDFRGPAYTLDAACASSLLAVDQAVGLLASGRCDAVVAGAVHHCHIATLWSVFTQLRALSPSERIRPFDRRADGTLLSEGTGVVLLKRLADAERDGDRVYAVIRGTGVAGDGRAASLMSPLVAGQVRALERAWQEAGLDPRAPGALGLLEAHGTGTPVGDAAELDTLAQVFGPAEPGGAGPGIGFGSVKSMLGHTMQASGMAGLIKAALAVHEGVLPPTLHLEEPHADLARTRMRPVTAAEPWERGPAPRRAGVNAFGFGGINAHVVLEEAPAAVRPPLPVRRFLPLGAPAAPVGPAARGDVLLIGADTTAEVSARLASASPVPGGDGPCRVAVVGPTPQRLALAAKVVARGRPWRGRGDVWFTPERLGGRVAFLFPGLEPEFAPVVDDVARRLALAPPRLTRGASLVERALDALATGRFFARVLPALGIEADVLAGHSLGEWAAMVAAGMYPQEAADTFLDSLRPGDLRVPDLVYAALGCGAQRAEAALHGLDRVVVSHDNCTHQSVICGEPEQVAAVVARLRGDGVMGQELPFRSGFHTPMWEPYLGQVRAAFDRLPLRAGSLPVWSATTCAPFPSAPEDVRDLVVRHLLEPVRFRELTLRLYEEEGVRSFVTLGPGSLPGFVEDTLRDRPHLSVPVSAPRLDGLAALRRACAALWSEGHTPHWEPLAETPTAAGPSAGPAAAGVAQPAVKRPAAPPMPAPGAAGAPMPDPVGASASGVAESAGAVGGRSGGRAAAGGAGRSVPLDLGSPLVRLGEAARASLGGLLAGPARPEGAPPAPAPVAGAGADRPVLLSALDAVLADTGSAARAVTEAWSAGGPPKPRPAAARATATGPAPAPAAAPGVDGAGRATGKHTLRLSLATHPSIRDHCVYLQPDGWPEDSDGFPVVPMTTMLELAAEAALRYAPPGLTGLSGLAVLGYEDVRALRWLAVEPAVDVEVSVREDGPGRMRVGLGPYASVVVLLGERYGEPPAPDDTPLRDAGPAPVSAAALYRDRWMFHGPRFAGVHEVRTVGSDGIHGVLRALPDPGALLDAAGQLFGHWMQLRLPVDRLVFPATVDRIRFCGPPPAPHDLVTATARIREVHDVTVRGDLELRRATGEVWARIDGWTYRRFGADERVWPMKFTPEVCGIGEPRPEGWCLARRRWTDPASQELVMRRYLGAAERAAYERLSPRARAPWLLGRIAAKDALRGLLWDGGAGPVFPVEVPVGNDPAGRPLAQGPLTRGFRLSIAHKDRIAVALAHPTLPVGIDVEPVTSDPDALIRIALGPDELRLAERLGARDGTGLPAALTALWCAKEAAAKAEGSGLGGRPRDWRVTEDPDTGALLVTSPDGHPYPIRTASADVPPLDHVVAWTAHPAAPSPVPFHLTETRHGT
- a CDS encoding acyl carrier protein; its protein translation is MAPDILAEITDMLVEIVGDEYLLAEEVTMKTTFNEDLALESIEFVALAELLHHRYGAEVDLMGFLAEKDMDAILAMSVGELVAHIGRITHTSLAHVSAGTSPASAG